Below is a window of Thunnus maccoyii chromosome 16, fThuMac1.1, whole genome shotgun sequence DNA.
CAGAAAAATATAATCTTTATAACATAATGTTACATGCTAATACAACGTGCACAGGGCCAGATTAATGCTTTAACTCTCATTGTGCATCGTGTACATCTTACTTAGTAATTAGTTTGTGGTAACTTTATTAAGCACAGATTTATATAGGAATATGCCCCATGTAAGTGCAATATGAACTAAAATAATGAAGGTCTTACAACTAGATTTTAACTCAGGGCCCCTACAACTAATTGCCACATAGAGAACTTCAGTCCCACGGAGGGTCCTGAGGCCCCAGAGCAGGTGTAATCCAGTTTTGGTAATGCATCATGCCGTGTAACCTTCTGTTCAAGTTTTgatcttgttgtttttgtgttgttgtccACAGATGAGTTCCTATACAGTTCCCATCCTGCTGATGAAATCATCCCGGAGCACCTGCTGGCCTCGGGGTCAGGAGCCTGGCCTCTTCTCTCTGCATCAGGCCGGTACTGCGTTTCTACAGCCTGCCGACCGCCTTTTCATCACCGTTAGCAATGCCAGCGCCATGGAGATGGACGGGAGAGCCAGCTACTTCGGGGCCTTCCTGGTGGGCTAAAGGGAGAGAAGCTCATATAGAGGTGTCCTAGACTGGGCTGATTTGAAAAAGACATCGACAGAGGTGGACCCGAATGTCAGGGGTTTGCTTGATAATATGTCTGAGGGTACGGGACAGCAGAAGAACGGACTGTGAGGAGTGCAAAGGAACTTCTTCAGGGCCGTGAAGCTGCAGGGTTATGATCAAACTGAGCTGCAGTGGTAGACTCTCAATCACCCAAAATGGCAAGGAGGTAGAGCCATTTGGTGTGAATTTACTCCAGAAGTGACAAAATAATTGGTCATAGTTAAACCTGACCCAGGAtattaattctgtttttaaggCTGGCAAACAGAATACAGAGTAAGACGGAGCAACCCCGGATTAAGTGGTGCTTTCAGAGCACAGCTGTTGTGCTCTCGTGTTTGAATGACTTCTATTGAGTTCCAGAGTTGTTTTGCCTGCAGGTCAAACAGTCAACAGTTGAGTTTGCAGGAAATGACAGTGGTGTTGGACACATGAcacttttatgaaaaaaatatgtataaaaaatgcCACGAGACAAGATTTAAGATGTTATTATGAATGAAGCGTCTTTTatgtttacagtacatgtgGTTTAATGTCTTGAATGTGTGGTGTGATACAGATCTTTGATGTCCTGTGGCCTTAAAGAGAGGCACTGATCTGGTATTAATGTGagtttttagtgttttctgacacatttacacttCAGATATTCTCTGATACTTATGATGTCAAATTAGTTCACACGGGACATTTCTTACTGTTCCCAGGCCCCGTTTTGAACTAATTTTGGTTGGACTTCAGTGTAATGCACAACTATATAGTCACATTTTTCAGGGCTAAACAATATTTGTACCTTAAGTTTCAAAAGTTTGCTCTTGTTGATCTGCAAACGCGCAAGTAGTAGTACTTCTCAGTAGCAGTTCTGGAGATTTCGATCATATTACACGATCCTCCTCTGCAGTTGGAGCGTACCCAGTCGCCCTGTGGTGAAACTGTTTTTGTCaactactgtttccaaggtcaagaataaactttcAAACTTCACTTTTGAGCCGATGCGGATGAAAAGTCACATATATTTCTCGGCCAACtcccatctgctgaggaagattgtGCGATATGATTGAAAACTCAAGAACAACTAAGTTGACCTTGTGGTGAGAAAGTTTTAATAATTGTACCATATTCTTAAGGAACATGTCGTCTGTAAATTACAACTACAAATATCCATCTACTGCTTTGCTAAGTATGTTTGCACAGTTGtggtaaaaatgccaaataaattaaatgtgaagattttaaaGCAAACTTGAGTCAGGTTCCCCCTctacacaaaaagacacaaaactgaaaaagtaaaaaactatCATTTAATTCATGTTGTATTACATGTTTCCATATTATGGCAGTGAATGTTTCAGCAATAATAAGAGTCACTCCTCAAACAAGagtttttacataaaaaaaaaacaataccaaAAACTAATCAGGGTTCAAGTAATGCccaaaagaaatacattttttgaaacaCACGCAGGAAGATAGATCATATTCGCTGATCATATTGTAATCCACCTGCTACTTCCTGGCCTATGAGTGGAGAACCAAGGTGTTTGTTTGGTCAGCCTGAgtcctctcgctctctcttctTCAGTCTCTTTTTTTGGTCACCATGACTGGACTGACAAACATGTTGTAGTTACAGCTgagacagtaaacacaaaacacagacaatacACAGCCTCTTGAGTTATAGGAGGGCTTCAAGGTGCTTtaaccaaaacacaaatgtaaaaaaaaaaaaaaaaaaacaacaaacaaaaaaaaaaacagacagtggTACCAAATCTGAAAACTTGGTATCAAAAATAGTCTCTGAGTTGGTCTCTAATCAGTTGGGACACTACAACTTGGGGAGGAGAAAAATGCACACTGACAACCTATGGCTTCAGTttatctaaacacacacacacacatacagtcatgtACAACCCCATAATCAAAACATAACGGTGTAATATTTTTGAAGACAAGTCAGTTATAGTCTATAAATGGCAATACTGTAAACAACTGCGTGTGTGCACGAGAGCTGGGAGGCTCCTTGTTGGTGCTCCTATTGCTATGGTAACCAAGAATGGTTTCAGTTGTAATTTGGCCAATCAATCAGACTAAGTGCTTACAACCCACCATCCGCCTGCCCACTGACATTACGACAAATCTCAGCGGGCGcatacactctctctcactcactcacagacagagacacacacacacacacacacttacattgAAACCGTGGATCCAGCCAAGTGCTTTGACATTATCTTGCTGCCTGTACAATGCCTGCATCAGTCAAGTTCATTAAGACAAATTCATTAACAGCCAACAGTACTTCGATTGAGCGAGTCGAGATAGAAAAAGGCATACAGTCTTGTGTGAGACACAACTTCTCCACAGATTAGTCACGAGATTCGTTCACAATTAAGGTGTGAGAACATACGGGGTTAAGGATTAGTAAGGGTCGTCCTGACACCGATTAAGCATTTCTAAAACATACATGGAGTAATACTCAAACATGGAAAATGCTGTAACAGGTGACTGCGATATGATGTTTTTGCTGTCGTTATGCACCAAATATAGTCCAGaaatcacacatacatacatacatacatacacatacatacacttgAATCTATAATTGTGCGCACACACTACCAAACACAAAACCTGGTATGGGTTCCTATTGCCTCTTACAGTATGACTGTGGTCTATGAACAAAAAAGCACCTCTGAAATACAGAACAACCTTGGAACCGGGTATAGGTGTTTAACTACAGACAGGCaacaacacacactggcacacaggCACAATACAGGAGGCTTTGGCACACCCATGCTAGTCTTACTACTCAGCATTTTCCaacacagaagaagagcagaTTACAGGACAGGACAGACCCATAGCTGCCTTTAGAATGCCTCCCCTGTGAGGGGAAAGGTACAGGTTTGTCTGACAGAAACAATGATCAGCCGTCACATTCAATCAGCACCGagctgtctgttttttgttttgttttgtttttttggagtcCCAGCCTCTCATCCAATCAGCAGCTCCAGGCTGTCCTCGTAGTTGGGCTCTTGCGGAGGGCTGGGAGACAGGAAGGCTGTGGTTACAGGGGTTCCCGTTGCTGTGGCGACGTTGAGGAGGGTGTTCGCGCGGATGCTGGTGGTCGCCGGGTTGCGGAGCGCCGCGGCTGCCGTGATGCTGGTGAGGTTGATGCCGAGTGTGAGCCGCGTCTGCTCCAAGGCTTTCTCTGGCACGGCAAAGGCCTCTAGCTTCTTCTCACCGTTGGCCATGTAGGAGTTCTGGCAACCTCGGCAGATACAATCCAAGCACGCCTGAAAAAGATGATGCAGAACGGATGAGGAACATAAGTCTATTTGCATCACAACAATGTCACATAAAACCTGTAAAATGATTTCTGATCTCACCACAAGTACCTTAATGTTCGTGAAGACGTTTGTTCTTAAAAATTTTGCCTTCAGTAAGGAATTCCATTTGAACTTGTAAATACAGTGACAGAGAGTTTCTAGATACCATGAATCAAAGGTGGGGAGTTTTTTGTTTACGGATTCAGGTGGCCTGACACTGCCTCTTTGAGATTTACTGATTCCATTGCTTGCCACAAGAAACTGGTACATGTtaaaactagagctgcaatgactAGTTGATTAGTCGATGGACAGATAAtaaatcaccaactattttgataatcgctttgagccattttttaagaaaaaatgtccaaattcactgattccagcctctcaaatgtgaatattttctggggTTATTTAGCCCTTtataatagtaaactgaatatctttgggttgtggactgttggtcggggcaaaagaagacatttgatgtcatcttgggctttgggaaacggtgatcgacatttttcaccatttttggacattttatagacctaACGACTACTCgtttaatcgagaaaataatccacagattcatcgataatgaaaatcataAATTGCAGCCCAAGTTAAAATAACCATGACAATGCAGAAATCCTAACAAAGAGAATAACAATGTAACAATAATCTACAGTCAATCACATCACATGATGCCATTACACTTGAAGTGCTGATTAAACAAACTTTTGCTTTCTGTCATTATAATGCGAATATTTCACCTGTGCAACCACTGTGTCACATCTTAAAACATTATCAGTACTTTTGTAAAGGGGAATCAATTCATCTAACAACACTTATTTTTCTGCAATTATGattgtgggggaaaaaaagctgaatcCAAAAATCTCATTCATGCAATGGTCGTAGTCTCACCTTGCGGTTTGAGTAACAGGGACACCGTTGCCCCCTGCAGGTCAGCACTGAGGGATTCTGGGTGGCCCTGCCACACTTGCAGCCTTTCTTCTCCACTGGCTTCTTATATGGAGGCCTGACAGGTGCTGGAGGCACCAGACAGCCTGACATCAATCGCTGGTCTTTGCTCCTGTCCTTGTTCTTGGAGCCTCCACTGCTGCGAGCCTTCGCATGGGGCTTCTTAGGGCCCGGATCGACGTGCTTCCTCGCACCTTTACTGTGGTTTGGTGCAGGGCGACTGGGCTTGGGAGGTGCTCCATTGGGAAGGGatgagtatgtgtgtgctgGTACAGTTAAGGAGGGTGTGGGCGGTTGAGTGTGCAGTGTATGAGAGGGGTTTGGAGTGTGTACATGAGAGGAGGAGCCCTGCAGGATGGAGGCGATAGGAAGAGGTTTCACCTTTTCCCTGTCACTCTCTGAACGAGATCGCTTGCGGTTAAGGCGGACTGGTGGGGGCTTGGAACTTGGAGGAGGATCGAATgaagatgtgtgtatgtgagcacCAAGGCTTGCCACTGTGTTAGTCCTGTCTGTTTGAATCTGTGTGTAGTTGTGAGCTGCGTCCAGCTGTATGTACATTTGAGCGTGTGCTCTGTCTgtggctatgtgtgtgtgagtgtgcgtccTTTCTGGGTGTGTATGAGGGGAATCTCTACCGGGCTGAAGGGGATCCAAAGTCTGTAATACCTCCTCCACACTAAGGAGCAacacctccccctcctccagcTCCCTGCTGCTAGATTCCCCATCCCTGAGTGAGCACACAGTGCCTGGAGTTGGGGCTAAAGGTCCAGTGGACAGACTCAGCTCCAGACCACCACAACCAGTATCGGATACAGAGAGGCCTGCCTGTGGCTGCTCCTCTACCAGCTCACATACTTCCAGCTCTGGAGAAGATGGATCCAGGTCCTCCAGTACATCTCCATTGCATTCCTGCGGTCCATTGGAACAGGGAGGATCAGAGGAGGAGCTCTGGGGTACAGCTGAGAGCTCTGCAGGAACAGGTGGCGCCTCTGTGGGGGTCAGGGACTCTGGGTCAGAGGGATTCACATCTTCCTGTGCTAGACTTGGGTCCTCTGTCTCTATCTCCTCTTCATGTGACATAAGCACCTCCTCTAGCAAGGCCATAACCTCTGGAGACCCTCCTGCATGGCTGCTGATTGACTTCAGCAAAGGCGAATGAGTGACATATAGGCAGAGCTTCCTGTAGCACTGCACCAGCAAGGAGAGCTGTTTGTTCTCCTGGAAGCAGGAATAGTCCTTACATCTGCGGCACGATGTCCTTATCTGCATCTTCTGGCCTTTACAGCCCAAGCAGACATAATGCTGACACTCTGGATGTGTAGGGGAAATGGGATTCTGGAGCAGTTTAcctgagacaaaaacaagaggCAGCTGTTAATCCACTTTGCACTTGTGCACAGCAACTAAAGCACAATCAACTGGCAGGACTCATTAACATCTTCCAGCTTGTGCCCAGCTGTAATTACTATTAAcgctgcaactaacaatcattgtcattatggattaatctgcggattattttcttgattaactgtaaacaattaaaaactgccaatcacaatttcccagagctcaaGGTCTTGTTTTGCTCAACCAATAGTCCAACAAAGATGCTCGGTTTACGATGatataaagcagagaaaagcagcaaatccccCTATTGGAGAACTGAGTGACAGAGGTTTTTGCTTGATtttcaattaatcgattataaAAACAGTTGCCAAATAAttatctgtcaatcaactaatatAGCATAGACGggaaatcaatacattttatatCAATATCACAATTTATGACAATGATATCATCTGAGATTTTAATTGATGCTCCATTGAACAATACCTCAAATCTTGGCATTTTCCAGACTTTCTctattttattgaaataaagcAAAGAATACTCCAACCGGCTGAACCATCATGTTCACATTACTGATTTTTCCTGCTTACATCACCCAATCCACAGTTCTGATTAATTACTGCATGGGAGCACAGACAACcacaccaaaaacacaactgCATAATAGGCAGAGATCAGAAATATCGTGATATATCATCCTGTCAATGGTGCCAAGCTCTAGATGCAAGCTGTGCCAGTGTTGATATTCCACTGGCTAAGCTGAGTGAGTAAATAAACCATGAATAGGAAACACATGGCTCTGCAGCAGGCACAACAACAGAGGAGTCATCTGTCTTGACAAGAGGACAGATGACTGGGGCTCAGCCTCGGTTGCTAAGGAGACCACGGTGGTGAGCACGACAAACCGTGTCAATTGCTGCGAGCACACGCACGCCCACGGACACTTCAGTCAATATGAATAGTAAGGTTATGAAACACTCAGTAAAGTTAAACCGACTGGCGGTTCGGAAACCTATGATGGTCTTGCAATGAagtgacacaaaacaacatgacaATGATAGATATGTGTTATAAAGGTATACGAATGTTTTCATGATGCTTACCACAGACGAGGCATGCGAGAGACTGTCGAAAGAAGGGTAGTAGTGTGTACATATCTGCGAAGGTGTGAGGCTGCCGCGGGTCACACTGCA
It encodes the following:
- the msl2a gene encoding E3 ubiquitin-protein ligase MSL2a → MNPVNATTLYVSASRAVLQCDPRQPHTFADMYTLLPFFRQSLACLVCGKLLQNPISPTHPECQHYVCLGCKGQKMQIRTSCRRCKDYSCFQENKQLSLLVQCYRKLCLYVTHSPLLKSISSHAGGSPEVMALLEEVLMSHEEEIETEDPSLAQEDVNPSDPESLTPTEAPPVPAELSAVPQSSSSDPPCSNGPQECNGDVLEDLDPSSPELEVCELVEEQPQAGLSVSDTGCGGLELSLSTGPLAPTPGTVCSLRDGESSSRELEEGEVLLLSVEEVLQTLDPLQPGRDSPHTHPERTHTHTHIATDRAHAQMYIQLDAAHNYTQIQTDRTNTVASLGAHIHTSSFDPPPSSKPPPVRLNRKRSRSESDREKVKPLPIASILQGSSSHVHTPNPSHTLHTQPPTPSLTVPAHTYSSLPNGAPPKPSRPAPNHSKGARKHVDPGPKKPHAKARSSGGSKNKDRSKDQRLMSGCLVPPAPVRPPYKKPVEKKGCKCGRATQNPSVLTCRGQRCPCYSNRKACLDCICRGCQNSYMANGEKKLEAFAVPEKALEQTRLTLGINLTSITAAAALRNPATTSIRANTLLNVATATGTPVTTAFLSPSPPQEPNYEDSLELLIG